The Lentzea guizhouensis genome contains a region encoding:
- a CDS encoding tyrosine-protein kinase family protein produces the protein MTGTVITFYSYKGGVGRSFTMANTAVLLARWGYRVLAVDWDLEAPGLHLYFDPYLPEKPRSGVVDIAHEFLAGVRTPGPHEVRVAVDGVLDLIAAGRTGERRLDGSYSRRMQAIDWEDLYRRGFAAHLEAYREEWTAKYDFVLIDSRTGVSDIAGICTAQLPDRLVVVFTANDQNLNEVVDIVGLADKARDRLPYDRPRHQVLPVLSRLDNRVEYERAEGWQKKCAEVVTPLFGNWLIKGVTPEQMMRHLTVPYISYWSFGELLPVVAEQPPSSDQISFALETVAAVIAQEFDRTDLLADNRDAYVAAARSRRREFDLDLLVSSPRALWRTATELITELSLLGVRAEHSLSGDPGILDQTSDPAQHLCLLVDGRLSRWQLTEAERFARRALGPDGAERRLFCLLTHGTVPELLPGFLQNFQHSEFEPGVRPVRVARELRDVIKAVPATETEPDQEVLQAVEAALRAVPEQLPSLGRLALVTETVQGMAAALDEGDMDMLRDLTADLLPLSKSHRKGIVVVVPERLRAEVSGLLARIERRVNAFTD, from the coding sequence ATGACCGGAACTGTGATCACGTTCTACTCCTACAAAGGCGGCGTCGGGCGCAGCTTCACCATGGCCAACACGGCGGTTCTGCTCGCGCGGTGGGGATATCGCGTGCTCGCCGTCGACTGGGATCTGGAAGCGCCGGGGCTGCACCTCTACTTCGACCCCTACCTGCCGGAGAAACCGCGCAGCGGTGTGGTGGACATCGCACACGAGTTCCTGGCCGGGGTGAGGACGCCCGGTCCGCACGAGGTGCGGGTCGCGGTGGATGGGGTGCTCGACCTGATCGCGGCCGGGCGGACCGGGGAACGCAGGCTGGACGGCTCCTACTCGCGGCGGATGCAGGCCATCGACTGGGAGGACCTCTACCGGCGGGGGTTTGCGGCACACCTGGAGGCCTACCGGGAGGAGTGGACCGCCAAGTACGACTTCGTGCTGATCGACAGCCGGACCGGGGTGTCGGACATCGCCGGCATCTGCACGGCGCAGCTGCCCGACCGGCTCGTCGTGGTGTTCACGGCCAACGACCAGAACCTCAACGAGGTGGTCGACATCGTCGGGCTCGCCGACAAGGCGCGGGACCGGTTGCCCTACGACCGGCCGCGGCACCAGGTGCTGCCGGTGTTGTCCAGGCTGGACAACCGGGTCGAGTACGAACGGGCGGAGGGCTGGCAGAAGAAGTGCGCCGAGGTCGTCACGCCGCTGTTCGGCAACTGGTTGATCAAGGGTGTGACGCCGGAGCAGATGATGCGGCATCTGACGGTGCCCTACATCTCGTACTGGAGCTTCGGCGAGCTGTTGCCCGTGGTGGCGGAGCAGCCGCCGTCGTCGGACCAGATCTCGTTCGCGCTGGAGACGGTCGCCGCGGTGATCGCCCAGGAGTTCGACCGGACGGATCTGCTCGCGGACAACCGCGACGCCTACGTGGCCGCGGCACGGTCGCGGCGCCGGGAGTTCGACCTGGACCTGCTGGTGTCCAGTCCGCGGGCGTTGTGGCGGACGGCGACGGAGCTGATCACCGAGCTGAGCCTGCTGGGGGTGCGCGCGGAGCACTCGCTGTCGGGTGATCCGGGGATCCTCGACCAGACGAGTGATCCCGCCCAGCACCTCTGCCTGCTGGTCGACGGCCGGTTGAGCCGGTGGCAGCTGACCGAGGCGGAACGGTTCGCGCGCAGGGCGCTCGGGCCCGACGGGGCGGAGCGGCGGTTGTTCTGCCTGCTCACGCACGGCACAGTGCCGGAGCTGCTGCCGGGGTTCCTGCAGAACTTCCAGCACTCGGAGTTCGAGCCGGGAGTGCGTCCCGTGCGGGTGGCGAGAGAGCTGCGCGACGTGATCAAGGCGGTGCCGGCGACGGAGACCGAGCCGGACCAGGAGGTGCTCCAGGCCGTGGAGGCGGCGTTGCGGGCGGTACCGGAGCAGCTGCCATCCCTCGGGAGGCTCGCGCTGGTCACGGAGACCGTGCAGGGGATGGCCGCCGCCCTCGACGAAGGCGACATGGACATGTTGCGGGACCTGACGGCGGATCTGCTGCCGCTGAGCAAATCGCATCGCAAAGGAATCGTCGTGGTGGTTCCTGAACGGTTGCGGGCCGAGGTGAGCGGTCTGCTCGCCCGGATCGAGCGACGAGTCAACGCGTTCACCGACTGA
- a CDS encoding TIR domain-containing protein has product MAGYEYDFFISYSRTGSVQKWLINHFYHKLVEYLADECAPAPKVYMDRVMPRAVDWSHHLVNSLHRSKIMIQLMTPHYFESGWCMAELESMRAREAVLGLATADFPQGLVYPILYSDSHKFAVKERMRSWQDFKDYSYTEPVYQDAVEYIHFCRRVRELARDLVELAQQVPPWSPDWPIVERPEPVLIPPPPLPRFE; this is encoded by the coding sequence GTGGCCGGCTACGAATATGATTTCTTCATCAGTTACAGCCGTACAGGTAGCGTGCAGAAATGGCTGATCAACCACTTCTACCACAAGCTCGTCGAGTACCTCGCTGACGAGTGTGCGCCGGCGCCCAAGGTCTACATGGACAGGGTGATGCCGCGGGCGGTCGACTGGTCGCACCACCTGGTCAACTCGTTGCACCGCAGCAAGATCATGATTCAGCTGATGACGCCGCACTACTTCGAGTCCGGCTGGTGCATGGCGGAGCTGGAGAGCATGCGGGCGCGGGAGGCCGTGCTGGGGCTGGCCACCGCCGACTTCCCGCAGGGGCTGGTCTACCCGATTCTCTATTCGGACTCGCACAAGTTCGCGGTCAAAGAACGCATGCGCTCTTGGCAGGACTTCAAGGACTACTCGTACACCGAGCCTGTTTATCAGGACGCGGTCGAGTACATCCATTTCTGCCGCCGAGTCAGGGAACTGGCCCGCGATCTCGTGGAGCTGGCTCAGCAGGTGCCGCCGTGGAGTCCGGACTGGCCGATCGTCGAGCGGCCCGAACCGGTGCTCATCCCTCCTCCGCCGTTACCGAGGTTCGAGTGA
- a CDS encoding TIGR02611 family protein: protein MTKPDAKPTEEHKGWRHWFHRNPALNLAYRIGVGVIGGLVLIAGIIMIPYPGPGWLVVFAGLAILATEFEWAGRVLKFAKRYYDRWVEWLKRQPSWVRGLVMAGVCAIVLVTCYFLNVFALVGGWFGLDWAWLQSPIFGSR from the coding sequence ATGACGAAGCCCGACGCAAAGCCCACCGAGGAGCACAAGGGCTGGCGCCACTGGTTCCACCGCAACCCGGCACTGAACCTCGCCTACCGCATCGGCGTCGGCGTGATCGGCGGCCTGGTCCTCATCGCGGGCATCATCATGATCCCCTACCCCGGCCCCGGCTGGCTGGTCGTCTTCGCGGGCCTCGCCATCCTCGCCACCGAGTTCGAGTGGGCAGGCCGCGTCCTGAAGTTCGCCAAGCGCTACTACGACCGCTGGGTCGAGTGGCTCAAGCGCCAACCCTCCTGGGTCCGCGGCCTCGTCATGGCCGGCGTCTGCGCCATCGTCCTGGTCACCTGCTACTTCCTCAACGTGTTCGCGCTGGTAGGCGGCTGGTTCGGCCTCGACTGGGCCTGGTTGCAGAGCCCGATTTTTGGTTCTCGTTGA
- a CDS encoding CopG family ribbon-helix-helix protein — translation MTDKKPTSGGVELTDELMDRLAEEAEKGYDLDKIRPRTRRGRPPLGAEAATPFQVRLDPDLRDALQREANRLNVSPSEVVRTALREHIDRSVNAEAPAEQRRGSSSAEVRSINRRLLVVVRNHSSLDRLLELLPYLTSARGVTVKSTVDASGRPPANLTDRLERAGTQFVSWQDAVETPFDAVIAAHSSRRLVAFKHRNLFVVPHGVGFNRARFASSGVGVPADGFSAADLTDRHGAVFPAVIGLANVEQMSSLAEVVPAAVSKAVVIGDASFDRLQANSAHRAEFRSGLGVMPEERLVVVSSTWGEHSLLERYPTLVARLLSQLPVDQYKVVLVVHPNFWTDQKPEEHLVAWQPAVGSGLLVMPPQEGWRAALLAADVVIGDHGSVTRYAAALGKPLLEIGIDDTEAALSSQLSEFVAHAPKVDVGGDLRRQIETAVADQDNSWFEPIGRRMFVIPGESMRVLLGQIYGLMGLPEPKRHPRPLSIPPSSALRGSPPKSTLVSTTLLPRNRRSADALVERFPAGLAEFSRPQPDRVLVSQWGETDPSMLSDAHVHVRDDVLEVEEAQLWMASVLNTYPRASLAVAAVEETSCLLCTQDRRTLRAELSRPELGASARVAAAIHRLLVDGWSLSPGGYDLHLQSRGEELVVTVEEVVCADVTC, via the coding sequence ATGACTGACAAGAAGCCCACGTCAGGCGGCGTTGAGCTGACGGACGAGTTGATGGACCGTTTGGCGGAAGAAGCCGAGAAGGGCTACGACCTCGACAAGATTCGTCCTCGCACTCGCCGAGGACGACCGCCTCTGGGTGCGGAGGCTGCGACGCCGTTTCAGGTCAGGCTAGATCCCGACCTGCGAGACGCCTTGCAACGCGAAGCGAATCGTTTGAACGTGTCGCCCAGCGAAGTGGTTCGAACCGCCTTGCGTGAACACATCGACCGGTCGGTCAACGCTGAGGCGCCGGCTGAACAACGTCGCGGTTCGTCGAGCGCGGAAGTGAGGTCGATCAACCGTCGACTGCTGGTGGTCGTCAGGAACCACTCGTCTCTCGACCGGTTGTTGGAGTTGCTTCCTTACCTGACCTCCGCGCGCGGAGTTACCGTGAAGTCCACGGTCGATGCCAGTGGTCGTCCGCCAGCGAATCTGACTGATCGGCTTGAGCGCGCAGGTACGCAGTTCGTGTCCTGGCAGGACGCGGTGGAGACTCCCTTCGATGCAGTGATCGCTGCGCACAGCAGCAGAAGGCTCGTTGCGTTCAAGCATCGCAATCTGTTTGTCGTGCCGCACGGCGTTGGGTTTAACCGGGCGAGGTTTGCGAGCTCTGGCGTCGGCGTGCCTGCTGATGGATTTAGCGCAGCTGATCTGACCGACCGCCATGGCGCGGTATTCCCCGCTGTGATCGGGCTGGCCAATGTGGAGCAGATGAGCAGCTTGGCGGAGGTCGTCCCAGCTGCAGTGTCGAAGGCTGTAGTGATCGGCGATGCTTCCTTCGACAGGCTTCAGGCTAATAGCGCTCATCGTGCCGAGTTTCGGAGCGGGCTAGGAGTCATGCCTGAAGAGCGTCTGGTCGTGGTGAGCTCGACCTGGGGCGAGCACTCTCTGCTCGAACGCTATCCCACGCTGGTCGCACGGCTTCTCAGCCAACTACCGGTGGATCAGTACAAGGTCGTGCTGGTAGTGCATCCCAATTTCTGGACGGACCAGAAGCCAGAAGAGCATCTGGTCGCGTGGCAGCCTGCTGTGGGCAGCGGCCTTCTCGTGATGCCGCCTCAAGAGGGATGGAGAGCGGCTCTGCTGGCCGCGGACGTCGTCATCGGTGACCACGGATCGGTCACGAGATACGCGGCAGCGCTCGGCAAGCCTCTTCTAGAGATCGGTATCGACGACACCGAGGCCGCGCTGAGTTCACAGCTGTCCGAATTCGTTGCCCATGCACCAAAAGTGGATGTTGGTGGTGACCTGCGTCGGCAGATTGAGACCGCTGTCGCCGACCAGGATAACAGCTGGTTCGAGCCGATCGGCCGCAGGATGTTCGTCATTCCAGGCGAGTCGATGCGAGTGCTACTGGGTCAGATTTATGGCCTCATGGGACTTCCGGAACCGAAACGCCACCCGCGTCCGCTATCAATCCCGCCTTCGAGTGCCTTGCGGGGCAGTCCTCCGAAGTCGACCTTGGTCTCGACGACGCTACTGCCACGCAATCGACGATCCGCAGACGCGTTGGTCGAGCGATTTCCTGCTGGACTGGCCGAATTCTCGCGGCCTCAACCCGACCGCGTTCTGGTGTCTCAGTGGGGTGAGACCGACCCGTCCATGCTAAGTGACGCACATGTTCACGTCCGAGATGACGTGCTCGAAGTGGAGGAAGCCCAGCTGTGGATGGCATCGGTCTTGAACACGTATCCCAGAGCATCTCTTGCTGTTGCAGCGGTCGAAGAAACTTCGTGTCTCCTGTGCACGCAAGATCGCCGCACACTGCGAGCGGAACTGTCTCGGCCTGAACTCGGCGCTTCCGCACGCGTGGCCGCAGCCATCCATCGATTGTTGGTGGATGGGTGGTCGCTGAGCCCTGGAGGTTACGATTTGCACTTGCAATCACGCGGTGAGGAGCTGGTGGTGACCGTCGAAGAAGTAGTTTGCGCCGACGTCACTTGCTAG
- a CDS encoding anti-sigma factor domain-containing protein, with protein MAVLAAGGYLGVRVNQLSGEVAASQARTDDLTRALTLAADPATNRALLRSTGSGQDTAVVLSGPTAAAVMPMNLKPNDSGHIYVVWGASTDTPVPLALFDVSAGSTDPELLTWSADAHKHTTFAVSLEPGRQAPPRPSDVLASGQVAPA; from the coding sequence GTGGCCGTCCTCGCAGCAGGCGGCTACCTCGGCGTGCGCGTGAACCAGCTCTCCGGCGAGGTCGCCGCCTCCCAGGCCCGCACCGACGACCTGACCAGGGCCCTCACCCTCGCCGCCGACCCGGCCACCAACCGCGCCCTCCTGCGCAGCACCGGCTCCGGCCAAGACACGGCCGTGGTCCTCTCCGGCCCCACCGCCGCAGCCGTGATGCCGATGAACCTCAAACCGAACGACTCGGGCCACATTTACGTAGTTTGGGGTGCGAGCACCGACACGCCGGTACCGTTGGCGCTGTTCGACGTGAGCGCCGGCTCGACCGACCCCGAGCTGCTCACGTGGTCCGCAGACGCACACAAGCACACGACCTTCGCGGTATCCCTCGAACCAGGCCGCCAGGCCCCTCCGAGACCATCGGACGTCCTGGCATCAGGCCAGGTTGCGCCCGCCTGA
- a CDS encoding RNA polymerase sigma factor — translation MADSPGPTVAPRDGRPTDFDLVHRLAQGDRSAFAALYDRYGTPAYSLARRICVDPELAEDVVQEAFLALWRHPARFDPARGGFGTWLMTLVHHRAVDAIRKENTQRRRTVPLTDDTTPPPAEGSDHEALVSVVGAEVRAALRTLPEEQRQVIALAYLGGYTQCEVAKLTGVPLGTVKSRTFAAIRRLRGTLGNLWAGETGETTGVNR, via the coding sequence GTGGCTGACTCGCCCGGCCCAACCGTTGCGCCACGCGACGGCCGGCCGACCGATTTCGACCTCGTGCACAGGCTCGCACAAGGCGACCGGTCGGCGTTCGCCGCGCTGTACGACAGGTACGGCACTCCGGCGTACTCGCTGGCCAGGCGCATCTGCGTGGACCCGGAACTGGCCGAGGACGTCGTCCAGGAAGCCTTCCTCGCACTGTGGCGGCACCCCGCCAGGTTCGACCCCGCCCGAGGCGGTTTCGGCACCTGGTTGATGACCTTGGTGCACCACCGCGCCGTCGACGCCATCCGTAAGGAGAACACCCAGCGTCGCCGAACTGTTCCCCTCACCGACGACACGACCCCTCCTCCGGCGGAGGGTTCTGATCACGAAGCGTTGGTGAGCGTGGTCGGCGCCGAGGTCCGAGCGGCACTTCGAACACTGCCGGAAGAGCAACGCCAAGTCATCGCCCTCGCCTACCTCGGCGGCTACACGCAATGCGAGGTGGCCAAACTGACGGGCGTGCCACTCGGGACTGTGAAATCGCGCACGTTCGCCGCGATAAGACGCCTAAGAGGCACATTGGGGAACTTGTGGGCAGGCGAAACGGGCGAGACGACAGGGGTGAACCGGTGA
- a CDS encoding tetratricopeptide repeat protein codes for MCGTTLIAERTPLDHEAILGEQAHIAGKEPTSARHGECDPDVVDHYENLILLCGDDHTRIDKQPLHYTRELILRIKQDHERRVERALERHASTGPGRFEASDLSAAVPANLVGHRLRGRDDLLAELACLVGTTGGSVVLRGTGGCGKSALARATTQQVRDHRTVWWVDGSTRATLVAGLFEVAVQAGANRAEAREVWSRGESAQDLLWHTLGSRLTPWLLVVDNADDPSLLEGWLREPPGGNTLLVTTRDHRPPRWSPNAVLHQLLPITSADGAAVLTDLAPEAGSASDAEVLADRLGGLPLALMLVGRYLARTSTGPALPESRHARTFAGYTAALDAEFAVTISALSRRVPSDEVLARTWEKSLDLLDSQGVTAARPVFRLLSFFASAPVPTAVLKPSVLRIAPSLFGELDSDDLEDAVDGLLSCGLLDHQHTAMPSPRTDTLSLHPLLAQISKIQPDVTTSIRIYRSLRLSLLCRTADEHDPRDHANRAIWQLLLPHCTFTPDDTAHTAGDGDLVQARLAYYAAEYTRTAGLWTAAEEFYDLSLGFLLKQLPDTHEDVLITRHNRALLKLDRGHYGEAESQFRRITDEAVVTLGEDHPRVLAHKHELARLLRARGDLEGARKEFASIVPMMTTVLGSEHEHTLAARHEQARTRFDLGDLDFAEREFTEVLEAVSRTAGPQSPIALTSRHELAGLALRRGHRERARALFEDLLAIETELQGPDHPSTLVTRAELAGLALEHGDAVAAAAELRAVVSAWHQIDENHHDALIARSLLVHVLMAEGDLAAALAERRAIAVARGAPPRSEADDLHELADTLFAAGHYPEAEAELRAAAAAQERMFGARHPDALVTQAKAATCLVLQGDVTRALTELTDLLPHLENVHGPGSEYALMARLNLAHVHQLLGNSAAAMFELRLVLRLSKHGSDKSTEIAALARAMLRTWKSETAGE; via the coding sequence ATGTGCGGCACCACGCTGATCGCGGAGCGGACACCGCTCGACCACGAGGCGATCCTCGGCGAGCAGGCGCACATCGCGGGGAAGGAACCGACCAGTGCCCGGCACGGCGAGTGCGATCCGGACGTGGTCGACCACTACGAGAACCTGATCCTCCTGTGCGGAGACGACCACACGAGGATCGACAAGCAACCGCTTCACTACACGCGCGAGCTGATCCTGCGCATCAAGCAGGACCACGAGCGGCGGGTCGAGCGCGCCCTCGAACGGCATGCGTCGACCGGACCAGGCCGGTTCGAGGCGAGCGACCTGTCCGCCGCAGTGCCGGCCAACTTGGTGGGGCACCGCCTGCGCGGCCGGGACGACCTGCTGGCCGAGTTGGCCTGCCTGGTGGGCACGACCGGCGGATCAGTGGTGCTGCGAGGAACCGGCGGGTGCGGCAAGAGCGCGCTGGCCCGCGCGACCACACAACAGGTGCGTGACCATCGCACCGTCTGGTGGGTGGACGGCTCCACGCGCGCGACTCTGGTGGCGGGCTTGTTCGAGGTTGCTGTGCAGGCGGGTGCGAACCGCGCCGAGGCCCGCGAGGTGTGGAGCCGTGGCGAGTCCGCGCAGGACCTCCTGTGGCATACCCTGGGCTCCCGGCTTACGCCATGGCTGCTGGTGGTCGACAACGCGGACGATCCGTCCCTGCTCGAAGGATGGCTCCGCGAGCCGCCGGGCGGGAACACACTGCTGGTGACCACTCGCGACCACCGGCCGCCGCGCTGGTCCCCGAACGCTGTCCTACACCAGCTCCTCCCAATCACCTCGGCTGACGGCGCCGCCGTCCTCACCGACCTCGCCCCCGAGGCAGGCAGCGCGTCCGACGCCGAGGTCCTGGCCGACCGGCTCGGTGGCCTTCCGCTGGCGCTCATGCTCGTTGGCCGCTACCTGGCGCGCACGAGCACCGGGCCGGCGCTGCCGGAATCGCGGCACGCCAGGACTTTCGCCGGCTACACCGCCGCGCTTGACGCGGAGTTCGCCGTCACGATCTCGGCCCTCAGCCGCCGAGTGCCGAGCGATGAGGTGCTGGCCCGCACCTGGGAGAAGTCGCTGGACCTGCTGGACTCCCAGGGCGTGACCGCAGCCCGGCCGGTGTTCCGTCTGCTGTCGTTCTTCGCGTCAGCGCCTGTTCCCACCGCAGTCCTCAAGCCGAGCGTCCTGAGGATCGCTCCCTCGCTCTTCGGCGAACTCGACTCCGACGACCTCGAAGACGCGGTCGACGGCCTGCTTTCGTGCGGACTCCTCGACCACCAGCACACGGCGATGCCATCACCACGAACGGACACGCTCAGCCTGCACCCGCTCCTGGCACAGATCAGCAAAATCCAACCGGACGTCACAACCAGCATCCGGATCTACCGAAGCCTTCGCCTTTCGCTCCTGTGCAGGACTGCGGACGAACACGACCCACGAGACCACGCAAACCGGGCGATCTGGCAACTGCTCCTGCCCCACTGCACGTTCACCCCGGACGACACCGCGCACACTGCGGGTGACGGCGACCTCGTCCAGGCACGCCTGGCCTACTACGCGGCCGAGTACACCAGAACCGCCGGACTCTGGACGGCCGCCGAGGAGTTTTACGACCTCTCACTCGGCTTCCTGCTGAAGCAGCTGCCGGACACACATGAGGACGTGCTCATCACGCGCCACAACCGCGCACTGCTCAAGCTGGACCGCGGGCACTACGGCGAGGCTGAGTCGCAATTCCGACGCATCACCGACGAAGCCGTCGTAACACTGGGCGAAGACCATCCCCGTGTCCTCGCACACAAGCACGAACTGGCCCGCCTGCTCCGGGCACGGGGAGATCTCGAAGGCGCACGAAAGGAGTTCGCGAGCATCGTACCGATGATGACCACGGTGCTCGGATCCGAACACGAGCACACGCTGGCGGCTCGCCACGAACAGGCGCGCACCCGGTTCGACCTCGGCGATCTCGACTTCGCGGAACGTGAGTTCACCGAGGTGCTGGAAGCGGTGAGCAGAACCGCCGGACCACAGTCGCCTATCGCGCTCACATCCCGGCACGAACTCGCGGGCCTGGCGCTGCGCCGAGGTCATCGCGAGCGGGCGCGTGCCCTGTTCGAAGACCTGCTCGCGATCGAGACCGAACTCCAGGGACCCGATCACCCCAGCACCCTGGTCACCAGGGCCGAACTGGCAGGTCTGGCGCTAGAGCACGGCGACGCCGTGGCCGCGGCGGCCGAACTCAGGGCCGTCGTGTCCGCGTGGCACCAGATCGACGAGAACCACCACGACGCGCTCATAGCACGAAGCCTGCTGGTCCACGTGCTCATGGCGGAGGGCGATCTCGCGGCCGCGTTGGCCGAGCGACGTGCGATCGCGGTAGCACGAGGCGCACCCCCACGATCCGAGGCGGACGACCTGCACGAGCTCGCGGACACCCTGTTCGCTGCGGGCCACTACCCCGAAGCGGAGGCCGAGCTGCGTGCGGCCGCTGCCGCACAAGAGCGGATGTTCGGCGCCAGGCACCCGGACGCCCTGGTCACCCAGGCCAAGGCCGCGACCTGCCTGGTGCTGCAGGGCGACGTGACCAGGGCGCTGACCGAGTTGACTGATCTGCTACCGCACCTGGAGAACGTGCACGGGCCCGGCTCCGAGTACGCGCTGATGGCCAGGCTGAACCTCGCGCACGTCCATCAGCTGCTGGGCAACTCGGCTGCAGCGATGTTCGAACTTCGCCTCGTCCTACGCCTCAGCAAGCACGGGTCCGACAAGTCGACGGAGATCGCCGCTCTCGCGCGGGCGATGCTGCGGACCTGGAAGAGCGAGACCGCCGGGGAGTGA